The DNA sequence CCATCGTGGGCCACCCCGTGACCTACGTGGGCAAGGGGTTCACACCTGGTGAGCGCGTGGGTGTTTTCGGTGACCTGTTTACCCATGACATTTGCTACATGGACATTTCCAGCAGCGGCACGGGTAGCTGCACCGTCAGCAAGGTGCCCTCGCACGGCAAGGACTACGACACCGGTCGGGTGTGGCTGGCGAAGAGCGACCGGGCGCCGGAGGAGGAGCGCGTCTACTTCCCGGCTGGTACGGGTGGTATCCGCGAGAAGGGCAACATCGGCGCCACGTTCGCCTTCGAGAATCAGAACGTCGCGCAGGGCAGCACCGCCATCGTCAACTTCTCCGGGGTGGAGCGAGATGACATCATCGCGTTCACCGCTGAGAATCTGCCCAACGTGGAACTGGGCCGGGCCACGGCAAATTCCAGCGGCCGGGGCCGCGCCGTGCTCACCATCCCGGAGTCCATGCCGCTGGGCCTGCAGTCTGTGCGGGGGAAGAAGGTCGGGAGCGAGGACGTCAACGCCGAGGCCTTCATCAACGTCACTGCCTCCACCGGCCTGCCTCCGGCGAGCGTGCGCGCCGTTCCGTCGATGGTGCCGGCGATCGCGAATACGCCCTACGCCTTCACCATGGATAACTACGCCATCGGTCGCACCGTCGGTGTGAAGACCGCTGCCAGTGCCACCGAGTTCCGCACCGGCTGCATCGCGAACACCGGCAACCGCGCTACCTGCTTCGACACGGTCAACTGGGATAAGCCGGGGCCGCAGACGAAGAAGATCTACGCCGTTGACTTGGGCGATACCGAGCTGCCGATGCCGGGCACCTCGATCCAGGCAAAGTTCACGGAGAAGTCCAACGAATCCGTCAACTCGATGCGCTTCTACCAAATCAAGGAGCCGGTGCGGGTGTTCGCGGCGGATGGCACCACCGCGCTGCGGGACATGCGCGTGGGCAGCGACTTCGTGGCCAAGGTCCGCCTCAACGACGAGGTATTCCCGGAAGATAAGCAGAAGTGGGGCCTGACCTATACCAAGGTTGCTGAAGGCACGCCCGTTTCCTTCAACCTGTTGGCCAGCGCGCTGTCGACGAACCGCATCCCGGTGGGGGAGGGCGTGGTCGATTCCAACGGTGAATTGACCGCCACCCTCTCAGTCCCGGCGCATACCCCCTTCGTCTACGGTGGATACCTCCTCGAAGTTGTCTACGAAGAAGACGGCACCGAGTACACCATGCACCACCAGTTGCCGCGCCTGAGCACCTCCGGGATCGCCAAGCCCGACATCTCCGTGTTCGGCCACGTGTGGCGCGGCGGCGACCTCTCGATGACGGCCTCCAACCTGGGCCCCAACCAGGAAGTGCGCGTCTACGTTGACACGGTCGACGAGGCCAACCGCGTCGCAGGAAACCAGCGCCTGCGGGCCAACGCCTCCGGCACCGTCACCATCTCCGGGGCGCTCCCGCAGTCCGTGGGCACCGGCGCCCACAAGCTCCTGATCACCCGCCCGAGCGCTGATCGCACCGAAGACCAGATCATCGACCGCGAAGTCACTTTCCACGTCCTGGGCTACGACAACGACAACGGGTTCCGGCAGGGGGCCAACACAACCATGCTTATCGACGGCCTGAAGGCCAACGAATCAGTCACCGCCAGCATTGGCGGCATCGAGGTCGCAACGGCCGCGGCCAACGCCGATGGCGTGGCCACCCTCACCGGGATCACCCCGGCCCTCCAGGGGGATGACAGTGGCCTGTCCACCCTCCAGATCCAGGTCGGTGAGCAGATCCTCAACCGCGAGGTCTTTGTGGCCTGGCCCGCCCCGGAAACCACTCCCGTGGAGACGACCACCGGCTCCCTGACGTGGGGTATCCGCGACAGCTTCCGCCACCACATGCAGAAGAACGGCTTTGGCCTCGGCGGCTGGAAGCTCAACAACGTCGGCTACACCGACGCGGAGGAATTCGAATGGAACCTGCGCGCCGAGAGCCCCACCAAGTTCGTGGCCAATGACCCCAACGCCTCCGTCCGCATCACCTCCTACGAGGGCGCCATGAACCACGTGTTCGCCGCCCCCGAAATCGAGGTCACCGGCGACAACACCGCCACCCTGTCCATGCTGGTGTCACGCTACAACTACCCCTTCGCCGACCTCACCGCGATCCTCGAGGGCAAGAAGGAGCTCGACCGCACCAACGTGCTCACCGAGCGTATCGACGTCGCCCTGCTCACCTTCGCCGAGCCCATCAAGGTTGGGGCCGATGGCAGCTTCGGGGGCACCGCGAAGGCCACCGTCCCGGCGGCCGCCGAAGACGTCTACTTCGCCTACAACGCCGGCGATAGCCTGGCCGATGTCACTGTGCGCCTCGGTGCCACGGGTGAGGACACCACCGCTCCGTCGACCACTCCTTCGACCACTCCTTCGGTCACCGCGAACCCCGAGCAGCCGGAAGGAAACGACAAGCCTGCCTCGAATGGCAGCAAGGGCTTCTTTGAAACGATCGGCGGCTGGCTGTCGTCGCTGTGGCGTTGGCTGTTCGGTTGGTTGTTCCGGATCTAATGGTCCTATAATCGCCACACGTCCGCGACTGGCCTCCAGCACACTGGTAGGCTAATCAAGTCAATTGTGTCAAACCCTCGCGTACCCTGATCGTTCGTGGTCAGGGATGTGGGGCCAGGAGGCTTAGTGTCCGCCATTATCCAGGCATTCAAGGATATCGATCTGCGCAAGAAGATTATCTTCACTGTGCTGATGGTCATCCTGTACCGCATCGGTGCGCAGATCCCTTCCCCGGGAGTGGATTACGCATCCATTAGCGGGCGGTTGCGTGAACTGACCCAGGAGCAGGGCAGCGTCTACTCGCTGATCAACCTCTTCTCGGGCGGTGCGCTGCTGCAGCTGTCGATCTTCGCCATCGGCATCATGCCCTACATCACCGCGTCGATTATCGTGCAGCTGCTCACGGTCGTCATTCCTCACTTCGAAGAATTGAAGAAGGAAGGCCAATCCGGCCAGACGAAGATGACGCAGTACACCCGCTACCTCACGCTGGCGCTGGCGCTGCTGCAGTCCGCGGGCATCGTCGCCCTCGCTGATCGTGAGCAGCTGCTCGGCCAGGGCATCCAGGTGCTCGTGTCTGATCGCAGCCTCTGGGACCTCATCATCCTCGTGACGGTGATGACCTCGGGTGCCATGCTCGTCATGTGGATCGGTGAGCTCATCACCGAAAAGGGCGTGGGCAACGGCATGTCCCTGCTCATCTTCGCCGGTATTGCGACCCGCCTGCCCACCGATGGCCTCAACATTCTGCAGACCTCAGGTGGCGTGGTCTTTGCCCTCGTGCTCGCCGCAGTCATCCTCCTAGTCGTCGGCGTCGTGTTCGTCGAGCAGGGCCAGCGCCGCATTCCGGTGCAGTACGCCAAGCGCATGGTGGGGCGCCGCCAATACGGCGGCACGTCGACCTACCTTCCGTTGAAGGTGAACCAGGCTGGCGTTATCCCCGTGATCTTCGCTTCGTCGCTCATCTACATGCCGGTCCTCATCACCGAGATCGTCAACTCCGGGTCGGCTGTCCCGGCGGATAACTGGTGGCAGCGCAACGTCATTGCCCACCTGATGACGCCGTCGTCCTGGCAGTACATCCTCTTGTACTTCATCCTCATCATCTTCTTCTCGTACTTCTACGTCTCCGTGCAGTATGACCCCTACGATCAGGCCGAGAACATGAAGAAGTACGGTGGATTTATCCCGGGCATCCGTCCGGGCCGACCCACCGCTGAATACCTTGGCTATGTCATGAACCGCCTGCTCTTCGTCGGTGCCGCCTACCTGGGCATCATTGCCGTGTTGCCGAACATTGCGCTCGACCTCGGCGTCGGTAATGCCAGCGCAGGAATGACGGCGTTCGGCGGCACGGCCATCTTGATTATGGTGTCGGTCGCCCTGACCACAGTGAAGCAGATTGAATCCCAGCTTCTCCAAAGCAACTACGAAGGACTGCTCAAATGAGACTCGTACTCCTCGGTCCCCCCGGTGCCGGCAAGGGCACCCAGGCCGCCCTCCTCTCCGAGAAGTTGGGCGTGCCCCACATCTCCACCGGTGATCTGTTTCGCGCGAACATCGGCGAAGGTACCCCCCTGGGGGTTGAGGCCAAGGGTTACATGGACGCCGGAAAGCTCGTGCCGACCGACGTCACCGCCCGCATGGTCGAGTCCCGTCTCGAGGAGGCTGACGCCGCTAACGGTTTCCTCCTCGACGGTTTCCCCCGCACGGTCGAGCAGGCCGACATCCTCGCGGAGCTGCTCGAGCGTCACGGCCAGCAGCTCGACGGAGTCCTGAACTTCAACATTGCGGAGGACGTTGTCGTCGAGCGCATGCTCTCCCGCGGCCGCGCCGATGACAATGAGGAGACGATTCGTACCCGCCTGGGTGTCTACCGCGACGAGACGGCTCCGCTCATTGATCACTACGGTGAGCACATCATCAACATCGAAGCTGAGGGGGAGGTCGAGGAGATCAACGCTCGCGCCCTGGAAGCCCTAGGTAAGTAAGCTTAAGACTCGCAGCCCAAGGTGGGGGCCGCTTTCCGCCCGGTGCATCGTCGCCGGAGGGAAAGTGGCCCCTTAGCCATTGGGTTAATTTTGTGAAGGAGACAGGCAATGGGATTTCGGAAGAAGAAAAAGGCCATTGTGGCCCGCACTGCCGGTGAGCTTGATGCCATGCAGGCGGCCGGTGAGATCGTCGCCGCCACGCTGCAGGCCGTGCGGGCAGCGGCCAAGCCCGGCGTTAGCACCTTGGAATTGGATGAGGTCGCGGAAGCAACGATCCGTGATGCCGGTGCCGTGCCCACCTTCTTGGGCTACAACGGGTTCACTGGTTCGATCTGCACCTCCCGGAATGAGGTCATCGTTCACGGAATCCCCAATAGTGACGAGCTCCTCGCAGAAGGTGACCTCGTCTCCATCGACTGCGGAGCCACCCTCGACGGTTGGATCGGGGACTCGGCCTGGTCTTTCGCCGTGGGTGAGGTAGACGGGGACGTCGACAAGCTCAATCGCGCCACGGAGTGGGTCCTCATGGAGGGCCTGAAAGCAATGGTGCCGGGCAATCGGCTCACCGATGTCTCCCATGCTCTTGAGGTAGCGACCCGGCAGGCGGAGAAGAAGTTCGGTGTCTTGCTGGGCATCGTCGATGGCTACGGTGGTCACGGCATCGGGCGGCAGTTGCATGAGGAGCCATACTTGGCCAATGAGGGCCGAGGTAACCGGGGTCCGCTTATTCAGGCCGGTTCGGTCCTGGCGATCGAGCCGATGTTGACGCTTGGCACCATCGAGTCGGCGGTGCTTGAGGATGACTGGACGGTGGTCACTCTCGATGGATCCTATGCCTCCCATTGGGAACACACGGTGGCAGCAACGGAGGGCGGTCCGCGCATCCTCACGCCACGCAAGTGACTGGTGTGACTAAGGGTGCGTATGGGGCACTAGCTGGGTAAACATTGGGAAACAACGTTCGCTGCGAGTCGAGAAACGACATACCCGTGTCATATACTCCACCCATGCGTTCATCTCTCAACCGCCGGATTGTCGGCGCCTTCGCCTCCCTGGCCACCGCCGCAGTCCTGCTCGTCGCCGCTCCGGGAATCGCCTCCGCTCAGCAACCGCTGAGCGACGGCTCCTCCCAAGCGACCGACGCCGCACGAGATGCCGCGTGGAACACGCGCAACACCATCCATGATGGGGTGAACGGCCTCCCGCCCGAGGCAGCCAACGCCATCCGCGGCGGCGTGGACAATGCCGTCAACGGCGTCTTCCCCGGCCTGGTCAGTGAGCGCACGGCGCCGGCACCAGTCGCAGCTCCGACCCCCGCCCCGGCACCGGTGCCCTCCTTCGACTACGGCCCCTGCCCGAAGGATGCCAAGGCCTGCATCGACCTCAACGGTCGCCGCACCTGGCTGCAGCGCGATGGTCAGGTCTACTACGGTGACGTCTTCCACGGCCCGGGCCGCGTCGGCTACGAAACCCCGCGTGGCACCTTCTACGTCAACCGCAAGGTGCGCCACGAGATTTCCTGGGAGTTCAACAACGCTCCCATGCCCTACGCCGTGTACTTCACCAACAACGGCATCGCATTCCACCAGGGCGATCCCAACATCCTCTCCCACGGCTGCATTCGCCTCAACGAGCGTGACGCCGCGAAGTTCTTCGCCGATCTCAACATCGGAGACAAGGTCTTCGTCTACTAATCGTCGTCAACATCGGCCGCACCCGCCGAAAATCCCCCGCCGACAGTCTTTTTTGACTAGCCCGGCGGGGTTTGGTATTTCGCGTGGAAACAGGTACAGTGTCCAGTTGGTGTATGGGCACTCGTCGATGCATCGTTCGTAGTTATGTAAATATGCAGGTGTCGCACTGAATTGACACCAGGAATGTGGAGGATATGGCTAAGGAAGGCGCCATCGAGGTTGAGGGTCGCATTGTCGAGCCCCTGCCGAATGCAATGTTCCGAGTCGAGCTCGACAACGGACACAAGGTTCTTGCTCACATCAGTGGGAAGATGCGCCAGCACTACATCCGTATCCTCCCCGAGGATCGCGTCGTTGTGGAGCTGTCTCCGTACGACTTGACCCGCGGTCGCATCGTTTACCGCTACAAGTAAGAACTAATCGCCTTCTCACCCCACGGCGTGCCCGAATGACCGCTTCACTGCGGTCGTGCGCGCTCACTTACCTTCGGCCACGGTGGCTGAAGCCTCGCGAATCACGATCCATCGCCCGGTCATCGGTCCGGACAAAGCATCGCTTGGCGGGGACGGGTGGGGAGAAAACCACCGTAACAACCCGAAAGGTACTGCCACATGGCACGTCTTGCTGGTGTTGACCTCCCGCGCAACAAGCGCATGGAAGTCGCACTCACCTACATTTACGGCATCGGCCCCGCCCGTGCCGCCAAGCTGCTCGAAGAGACTGGAATCTCTCCCGATCTGCGCACCGACAACCTGGCCGATGATCAGGTTGCCGCTCTCCGTGACGTCATCGAAGCCACCTGGAAGGTCGAGGGTGACCTCCGCCGCGAGGTCCAGGCTGACATCCGTCGCAAGATTGAAATTGGCTCCTACCAGGGTCTGCGCCACCGTCGTGGCCTGCCTGTTCGTGGCCAGCGCACCAAGACCAACGCTCGTACGCGTAA is a window from the Corynebacterium testudinoris genome containing:
- a CDS encoding HtaA domain-containing protein; this translates as MNPRLSRRPYARKSLSAVAVATTVSLLLIPSVRAEDATDATGATATETVEAVEAVTAAETPTEADVDKQVVAEQAQERSAYSVPPIAIVGHPVTYVGKGFTPGERVGVFGDLFTHDICYMDISSSGTGSCTVSKVPSHGKDYDTGRVWLAKSDRAPEEERVYFPAGTGGIREKGNIGATFAFENQNVAQGSTAIVNFSGVERDDIIAFTAENLPNVELGRATANSSGRGRAVLTIPESMPLGLQSVRGKKVGSEDVNAEAFINVTASTGLPPASVRAVPSMVPAIANTPYAFTMDNYAIGRTVGVKTAASATEFRTGCIANTGNRATCFDTVNWDKPGPQTKKIYAVDLGDTELPMPGTSIQAKFTEKSNESVNSMRFYQIKEPVRVFAADGTTALRDMRVGSDFVAKVRLNDEVFPEDKQKWGLTYTKVAEGTPVSFNLLASALSTNRIPVGEGVVDSNGELTATLSVPAHTPFVYGGYLLEVVYEEDGTEYTMHHQLPRLSTSGIAKPDISVFGHVWRGGDLSMTASNLGPNQEVRVYVDTVDEANRVAGNQRLRANASGTVTISGALPQSVGTGAHKLLITRPSADRTEDQIIDREVTFHVLGYDNDNGFRQGANTTMLIDGLKANESVTASIGGIEVATAAANADGVATLTGITPALQGDDSGLSTLQIQVGEQILNREVFVAWPAPETTPVETTTGSLTWGIRDSFRHHMQKNGFGLGGWKLNNVGYTDAEEFEWNLRAESPTKFVANDPNASVRITSYEGAMNHVFAAPEIEVTGDNTATLSMLVSRYNYPFADLTAILEGKKELDRTNVLTERIDVALLTFAEPIKVGADGSFGGTAKATVPAAAEDVYFAYNAGDSLADVTVRLGATGEDTTAPSTTPSTTPSVTANPEQPEGNDKPASNGSKGFFETIGGWLSSLWRWLFGWLFRI
- the secY gene encoding preprotein translocase subunit SecY; protein product: MSAIIQAFKDIDLRKKIIFTVLMVILYRIGAQIPSPGVDYASISGRLRELTQEQGSVYSLINLFSGGALLQLSIFAIGIMPYITASIIVQLLTVVIPHFEELKKEGQSGQTKMTQYTRYLTLALALLQSAGIVALADREQLLGQGIQVLVSDRSLWDLIILVTVMTSGAMLVMWIGELITEKGVGNGMSLLIFAGIATRLPTDGLNILQTSGGVVFALVLAAVILLVVGVVFVEQGQRRIPVQYAKRMVGRRQYGGTSTYLPLKVNQAGVIPVIFASSLIYMPVLITEIVNSGSAVPADNWWQRNVIAHLMTPSSWQYILLYFILIIFFSYFYVSVQYDPYDQAENMKKYGGFIPGIRPGRPTAEYLGYVMNRLLFVGAAYLGIIAVLPNIALDLGVGNASAGMTAFGGTAILIMVSVALTTVKQIESQLLQSNYEGLLK
- a CDS encoding adenylate kinase, with the translated sequence MRLVLLGPPGAGKGTQAALLSEKLGVPHISTGDLFRANIGEGTPLGVEAKGYMDAGKLVPTDVTARMVESRLEEADAANGFLLDGFPRTVEQADILAELLERHGQQLDGVLNFNIAEDVVVERMLSRGRADDNEETIRTRLGVYRDETAPLIDHYGEHIINIEAEGEVEEINARALEALGK
- the map gene encoding type I methionyl aminopeptidase — protein: MGFRKKKKAIVARTAGELDAMQAAGEIVAATLQAVRAAAKPGVSTLELDEVAEATIRDAGAVPTFLGYNGFTGSICTSRNEVIVHGIPNSDELLAEGDLVSIDCGATLDGWIGDSAWSFAVGEVDGDVDKLNRATEWVLMEGLKAMVPGNRLTDVSHALEVATRQAEKKFGVLLGIVDGYGGHGIGRQLHEEPYLANEGRGNRGPLIQAGSVLAIEPMLTLGTIESAVLEDDWTVVTLDGSYASHWEHTVAATEGGPRILTPRK
- a CDS encoding L,D-transpeptidase; protein product: MRSSLNRRIVGAFASLATAAVLLVAAPGIASAQQPLSDGSSQATDAARDAAWNTRNTIHDGVNGLPPEAANAIRGGVDNAVNGVFPGLVSERTAPAPVAAPTPAPAPVPSFDYGPCPKDAKACIDLNGRRTWLQRDGQVYYGDVFHGPGRVGYETPRGTFYVNRKVRHEISWEFNNAPMPYAVYFTNNGIAFHQGDPNILSHGCIRLNERDAAKFFADLNIGDKVFVY
- the infA gene encoding translation initiation factor IF-1, which produces MAKEGAIEVEGRIVEPLPNAMFRVELDNGHKVLAHISGKMRQHYIRILPEDRVVVELSPYDLTRGRIVYRYK
- the rpsM gene encoding 30S ribosomal protein S13, whose product is MARLAGVDLPRNKRMEVALTYIYGIGPARAAKLLEETGISPDLRTDNLADDQVAALRDVIEATWKVEGDLRREVQADIRRKIEIGSYQGLRHRRGLPVRGQRTKTNARTRKGPKKTIAGKKK